One Paraburkholderia agricolaris DNA segment encodes these proteins:
- a CDS encoding 4-carboxy-4-hydroxy-2-oxoadipate aldolase/oxaloacetate decarboxylase, whose amino-acid sequence MSYPFIDSPLVTASIERPAAEVIEAARAFPSATLLEAANKLGALPSAIKPVSSAFRVCGPAVTVHSPPGDNLWLHRALVVAQPGDVLVVYTSDYYEAGYWGEVMSTAAKERGVAGLVIDGCVRDADLLARIGFPVFSRGLCIRGTTKDFAARGWINHPLRIGDVAVRAGDLVVGDADGVVVLAQESIDATLRAAREREDKEAEILARIAAGELTLDIYGWNR is encoded by the coding sequence ATGTCGTACCCTTTTATCGACTCGCCGCTGGTCACCGCTTCGATCGAGCGGCCCGCCGCCGAAGTGATCGAGGCGGCTCGCGCCTTTCCGTCGGCAACCCTGCTCGAAGCGGCCAACAAACTGGGCGCGCTGCCGTCGGCGATCAAGCCGGTCAGTTCCGCGTTCCGCGTCTGCGGCCCGGCGGTCACCGTGCATTCGCCACCCGGCGACAATCTCTGGCTGCATCGCGCGCTGGTCGTCGCCCAACCGGGCGACGTGCTGGTGGTGTACACGAGCGACTACTACGAGGCCGGCTACTGGGGTGAAGTCATGTCTACCGCGGCCAAGGAGCGTGGCGTGGCGGGGCTGGTTATCGACGGTTGCGTTCGCGATGCCGACTTGCTCGCGCGCATCGGCTTCCCGGTGTTCTCGCGTGGTTTGTGCATTCGCGGCACGACCAAGGATTTCGCGGCACGCGGCTGGATCAATCATCCGTTGCGGATCGGCGATGTCGCCGTGCGGGCCGGCGATCTGGTTGTGGGCGACGCGGACGGCGTGGTGGTGCTTGCGCAGGAATCGATTGATGCGACGTTGCGGGCCGCGCGTGAACGCGAGGACAAGGAAGCGGAAATACTCGCGCGCATCGCCGCCGGCGAGTTGACGCTCGATATTTACGGCTGGAATCGCTAG
- a CDS encoding HD domain-containing protein: MSNQTAGAHEPTLSERADALEHKMIAELDRRVVKSVIYTSGDRDPTQAIAPPPGTGHFMMGDDPRLQKMPAQPTLIDFFKYRFGPANHVLQSATHALKAGQSEKIVLACLLHDISVAGFIRGDHGYWGAQMIAPYVDEEVSWAIQYHQALRFFADESVGYGYPDAYLRYFGKDYEPEPYIKRDYEYARNHKWYMSSRSITLHDIYSFDPNAVVSLDDFVDIIGRNFRQPKEGLGFDGSPSAHIWRTMIWPTKFL; encoded by the coding sequence ATGAGCAATCAAACCGCAGGCGCCCACGAGCCTACGCTTTCCGAGCGCGCCGATGCGCTTGAACACAAGATGATCGCGGAGCTGGACCGGCGCGTGGTGAAATCGGTGATTTATACCTCGGGCGACCGCGATCCGACCCAGGCCATTGCGCCGCCGCCGGGCACGGGTCACTTCATGATGGGCGACGATCCGCGTCTGCAGAAAATGCCGGCGCAACCTACCTTGATCGACTTTTTCAAGTACCGCTTCGGGCCGGCCAATCACGTGCTGCAAAGCGCGACGCACGCGTTGAAAGCAGGGCAGAGCGAGAAGATCGTGCTGGCTTGCCTGCTGCATGACATCAGCGTGGCCGGGTTCATTCGCGGCGATCATGGCTACTGGGGCGCGCAGATGATCGCGCCGTACGTGGACGAAGAGGTCAGCTGGGCCATCCAGTATCACCAGGCGCTGCGTTTCTTCGCGGACGAGTCGGTGGGTTATGGGTATCCGGATGCGTATCTGCGCTATTTCGGCAAGGACTACGAGCCCGAGCCGTATATCAAACGCGACTACGAATACGCGCGCAATCACAAGTGGTACATGTCGAGCCGCTCGATCACGCTGCACGACATCTATTCGTTCGATCCGAACGCGGTGGTGAGTCTTGACGATTTCGTCGACATCATCGGGCGCAATTTCCGGCAGCCGAAAGAAGGGCTCGGTTTCGACGGCAGCCCGTCGGCGCATATCTGGCGCACGATGATCTGGCCGACGAAGTTCCTGTAA
- the hisC gene encoding histidinol-phosphate transaminase translates to MTNELRPVAPAYVGSLKPYQAGKPIEETAREYGLPEASIIKLASNENPLGMPPKARAAIDAIINSGARYPDPNGHALKVALGQKYNVERNWITLGNGSSDILELVARAFLQAAQPDSDCNAVSSQYAFMAWQNAVKATGARMVAVPAKDYGHDLDAMAQAVNASTRVVYLANPNNPTGTFFSVDELTSFLDRIPANVVVLLDEAYNEYLEPRHRYDSTELVRRYPNLVVSRTFSKAFGLAGLRVGFAIATPYVTDLLNRVRQTFNVNSLAQAAAIAALNDDDYLNESYRLNREGIERFYEVCDALRLPYVKSQGNFVVIKVGNSAELFDALLRRGIIVRKVVDYGLGEWLRVTVGLPQENERFFTALRELVVVNA, encoded by the coding sequence ATGACAAACGAATTGCGTCCTGTCGCTCCGGCCTACGTCGGCTCGTTGAAGCCTTATCAGGCAGGCAAACCCATTGAAGAAACGGCGCGCGAGTATGGGCTGCCGGAAGCCAGCATCATCAAGCTCGCGTCGAATGAAAATCCGCTCGGCATGCCGCCGAAAGCGCGCGCGGCAATCGACGCGATCATCAACAGCGGGGCACGCTATCCCGATCCGAACGGTCACGCGCTGAAAGTGGCGCTGGGCCAGAAGTACAACGTAGAGCGCAACTGGATCACTTTGGGCAACGGTTCGAGCGATATTCTCGAACTCGTCGCGCGTGCGTTCCTGCAGGCCGCGCAACCGGATAGCGATTGCAATGCCGTGTCGTCGCAATACGCGTTCATGGCATGGCAGAACGCGGTCAAGGCAACCGGCGCGCGGATGGTCGCCGTGCCTGCCAAAGACTACGGCCACGATCTCGACGCGATGGCGCAAGCGGTCAACGCTTCAACGCGCGTGGTGTATCTCGCGAATCCGAACAACCCGACCGGAACGTTCTTCAGCGTCGACGAACTCACGTCGTTTCTCGATCGGATTCCGGCTAACGTCGTGGTGCTGCTCGATGAAGCCTATAACGAGTATCTCGAACCGCGCCATCGTTACGACAGTACCGAGCTCGTACGGCGCTATCCGAATCTGGTCGTGTCACGTACCTTCTCGAAGGCGTTCGGCCTCGCCGGTCTGCGAGTCGGCTTTGCAATCGCCACGCCTTACGTCACCGATCTTCTGAATCGCGTGCGGCAGACGTTCAACGTCAACTCGCTGGCGCAGGCCGCTGCTATCGCCGCACTGAACGACGACGACTACCTGAACGAATCGTATCGGCTGAATCGTGAGGGGATCGAGCGGTTCTACGAAGTCTGCGACGCATTGCGGCTTCCGTATGTGAAAAGCCAGGGCAATTTTGTCGTGATCAAGGTGGGGAATTCGGCCGAGCTGTTCGACGCACTGCTCAGGCGCGGGATCATCGTGCGCAAGGTGGTGGACTACGGTCTTGGCGAGTGGCTGCGCGTCACGGTGGGATTGCCGCAGGAAAACGAAAGGTTCTTTACGGCGCTGCGTGAACTGGTGGTGGTCAACGCGTGA
- a CDS encoding ABC transporter permease — protein sequence MFEFILRRLFQSVLALWAMSLLVFAGVYVVGDPIALMVPDSATPEMRTRIIASLGLDQPWWLQYWHFLSHSVRGDFGTSFLTGAPVAQMIVSRMPATLELSVIAMLMAIVIGIPLGMYAGLRPEKLSSRLITASSTIGFSLPTFWVGLILILVCSVVLGWLPSGGRGTTTSWLGMQVSFLTLDGWRHLLLPALNLALFNIALIIRLAYSSTRETALTDYVKFARAKGLSASRIVGVHILKNIMIPLVTVIGINLGGLIAFSIVTETVFAWPGMGKLLIDSINALDRPVVIAYLLTVAAIYMLINLVVDILYSLLDPRISVTSEVN from the coding sequence ATGTTTGAGTTTATTCTGCGGAGACTGTTCCAGAGCGTGCTTGCGCTTTGGGCGATGTCGCTGCTCGTGTTTGCCGGCGTCTACGTGGTGGGCGATCCGATTGCGCTGATGGTTCCCGACAGCGCCACGCCCGAGATGCGCACACGCATCATTGCCTCGCTCGGACTGGATCAGCCGTGGTGGCTCCAGTACTGGCATTTCCTCTCCCATTCGGTGCGCGGCGACTTCGGCACCTCGTTCCTGACCGGCGCACCGGTTGCGCAGATGATCGTCTCGCGCATGCCCGCGACGCTCGAGTTGTCGGTGATTGCGATGCTGATGGCGATCGTTATCGGCATTCCGCTTGGCATGTATGCGGGCTTGCGCCCCGAGAAACTTTCCTCGCGCCTGATTACCGCTTCGTCGACGATCGGCTTCAGTTTGCCGACGTTCTGGGTCGGCCTGATCCTGATTCTCGTTTGTTCGGTGGTACTCGGCTGGCTGCCGTCAGGCGGACGCGGCACCACGACGTCATGGCTCGGCATGCAGGTGAGTTTTCTGACGCTCGACGGCTGGAGGCACCTGCTGTTGCCCGCGCTGAATCTCGCCCTCTTCAACATTGCGCTGATTATCCGGCTCGCGTATTCGTCGACGCGCGAAACCGCGCTGACTGATTATGTGAAGTTCGCGCGGGCCAAAGGACTGAGCGCATCGCGCATTGTCGGCGTGCACATCCTCAAGAACATCATGATCCCGCTCGTCACGGTGATCGGTATCAACCTGGGCGGGCTGATCGCGTTTTCGATCGTCACGGAAACCGTGTTCGCATGGCCGGGCATGGGCAAACTGCTGATCGATTCGATCAATGCGCTCGATCGGCCAGTGGTGATTGCCTATCTGCTGACCGTCGCGGCGATCTACATGCTGATCAATCTGGTCGTCGACATTCTGTACTCGCTGCTCGATCCGCGCATCTCGGTGACGTCGGAGGTGAATTGA
- a CDS encoding ABC transporter permease, with translation MGGQLSALWSEFRQSKLALLGLVLFVAIAALAVFAPWIAPQNPYDLSQLDLSDSQLPPFAHASMGTHIYWLGTDDQGRDMLSAILYGMRTSLYVSLACTVLALVIGVALGLVGAFYGRKVDALIMRLADIQLSFPSILIALVFIAAFGKGVDKIIYALVLVQWAVYARTARGSALVELRKEYVEAARCLKLSDTRIIFRHVLPNCVPPLLVVATVQMATTISLEATLSFLGLGLPITEPSLGLLISNGYNYLLSGSYWISVFPGVALLLLMLCLNLMADRLRDVLNPRLKK, from the coding sequence ATGGGCGGTCAACTCAGCGCGCTGTGGAGCGAATTCCGCCAGAGCAAACTGGCGCTGCTGGGGCTCGTCCTCTTTGTCGCGATTGCCGCGCTGGCAGTCTTTGCGCCGTGGATTGCGCCGCAGAATCCATATGACCTCTCGCAGCTCGACCTCAGCGATTCGCAACTGCCGCCGTTCGCGCATGCGTCGATGGGCACACATATCTATTGGCTCGGCACGGACGATCAAGGGCGCGACATGCTGTCCGCGATTCTCTACGGCATGCGTACCAGCTTGTATGTGAGCCTGGCCTGTACGGTGCTCGCGTTGGTGATTGGCGTTGCGCTCGGCCTTGTCGGCGCATTCTATGGGCGCAAGGTCGATGCACTCATCATGCGGCTCGCCGACATCCAGCTTTCGTTTCCTTCGATTCTGATTGCGCTGGTGTTCATCGCCGCATTCGGCAAAGGTGTCGACAAGATCATCTACGCACTCGTGCTGGTTCAGTGGGCCGTGTATGCGCGTACCGCGCGCGGCTCCGCACTCGTCGAGCTGCGCAAGGAGTATGTGGAGGCGGCGCGCTGTCTGAAACTGAGCGACACGCGGATTATCTTTCGCCATGTGCTGCCCAATTGCGTGCCGCCGCTGCTGGTCGTCGCCACCGTGCAGATGGCAACCACGATCTCGCTCGAAGCGACGCTCTCGTTTCTGGGTCTTGGCTTGCCGATTACGGAGCCGTCGCTCGGCCTGCTGATTTCGAACGGCTACAACTACCTGCTGTCCGGTTCCTACTGGATCAGCGTTTTCCCCGGCGTCGCGCTGCTGTTGCTGATGCTATGCCTGAATCTGATGGCGGATCGCCTGCGCGATGTGCTCAACCCGAGGTTGAAGAAATGA